In Ornithodoros turicata isolate Travis chromosome 1, ASM3712646v1, whole genome shotgun sequence, the DNA window GAAGTCAAAAAGCTGTATAAGCTGCCTGAACCGACATAGGACATTCAATGCGTCAAATCTCTACGCCTTGGAGACAGCATCACTTCAGAAATGCGCAACCGCATAGTGAAATGGCTCCATGCTGACATTTTGCGCTATGACCTGTAAGTTCAAAATCAGGTGGACTATTACCAATGTAGCCCATATGTTTGCATGTTGTAACGTGTTGCAACAGCCTATTTGTGAATTTGCTGCAATGCAGACACCCAGGTAGAAAGAACTTGTACTACGAAGCTGCGAGTCAGTTGGTCTACATGTACCCAGCTCTGAGGGATGCATCAGGAACAGGATTTGTATGTTCTGCAACTGTCATATTGTTATCTGTCTGCACTGCAGGTCCACATAAAATCATACTAAGTAATAAGGTACTGCATGagacatacttgtctgaaatcgtcAGTTGATGGTTCTGTAGCCTATGAAGGTTTTGTGGCTGTTCAAAGTGCTGTACTGATATTTTGGTGTATGCTGGACCGTAAGCTGCACCATTTTACTATTCAGGGCAagcaatatttctgcatctgATGATTTCACAGATCAAAAACCATGAGGGTTTaatttcagacaagtgtgtcaCATGCCGTACAATTGCGAAGTaatgttaaaaataaatcggaGAAATATATCTTCCTTGCTGTCCCTCATTACTTCCCAATGTAAAAATGAAGTTGTATGCGGTAATAAAAGCAAATTAAGTGAAACAAAAAGTGATATCAATGCTattgaataaaaataaatgcaGGACTCATGGCAGCGAGCGTTAAAGTTCCGAACTAAAAACCAAAGAAAGAAGTTGTCTCATATACCTGAAGTGGAGGAGCAGCGGCAGAGGTTCAACCTGCAGAAAAGGAAGGTGCCTCCCCACAGTAACGAACCGAAACGAGTATGCTTTCGCGCCATGGTACGCTGAAGTTCCTGTACTCCTTTGCATGCATATTCAATGCTGCCTGAAATTTTTCCTGCTCCTGAAATGCATGCACTGCGTGCAGCACGCTTGTCTAAAATCGTCAATCCGTCCAACAGCCTGTATCAGTTTTGTTCCGTCAGAAAATCACTTCATATTGCGTTTGAAAGTTGGCCAGATGAAACACGGTTGTATTAACCAAGGTACGATCTTGTAACAGCTAGCAGCTAGGGAGTTGAGAATGCACAAACTTTGTGTTGTCGACTTTAGAAAAGCCTGCCGCAAGCAGCACTTAGTGAAGGGGGCAAGAACGTTGTTTGTTCTGGTTCAGCTTCATCCCTGCCTTCGTCCTGACTCCTCAGAATCATAGTGCTTCCTCAcgtatacaccagcttgcttgcctgcTGCTGCCTTCGTGGGCTACTTGATCAGTATTTGCAGTTTGCAAAATTGTGGGATTTTGCTCCTATTATTTTATTCTGAGAATGGTGACTATGTGAGACAACAGTTCGGCAGCAAAAAACAGCGGTGGAAGTCATTCTTTTATTGTTCCCACTTACAAGTTAGTTTTGCGCGCTAGTTCATGGTTACATTTGTTGCAGTCATTCGCCTTTAAGTACTGAAAAGTTGCTTGCAACCTTTAAATTGTCTGCAATTTATATTGACATGTTATAGCCTCGGTGTCTTGTAATATTATCATATTTTAATAAAATTTCAGAATGGTCCAGCTTTGACAGCAAGCCCTCCAAATGAAACTTTTCATGAAAGGTTGGCATGGCTACGAAATGAAAAGCCAACTGTACTGGAGGTTTTGAGGAGATACCATTCACTCGCAACTACCAGTGGGGTTTGTACTTTTCTGCGGCACTATGCTGATATGTCTTCATCTGTATTTCCCTCGTAGTAAGTTTTACACGATGGTTTCAGATCCATGAGGAgttttcacagcacagtggGAAAAATGCTGTGAAAGAACTGCTTTGGCTGCTCAACACCAAGGCAGAGAGCATAATACAGCTTGCCAGGAAGAGGAAAAGTGGGGCCAGTGTGGTTTCGCTTGTAAATGAGAAACTTAAGGAGGTTTCCTGCcagagtgagcaaaaatgtaggTACCCCGTATGAAGAGTTCTATTTTGCTCACATCATTTGTTCACTTGCCTACAGGTCTGCCTCACGTATAACTGCCACTTACACAATGTGTTATTTCTTCAGTCCAACAGTGAAAATGTTTGATGTGTGTTTTCTGTGACGATCTGTCTCCAGTAACATGTGCTGCGCTCCTATTTCATCCGCTTGTTACCAATTCCAGATTGCTACTCAGTTGGTGCTATCTATGCACTTTCTCATATCTTGAAGGAAAGCGCAGCTGCAATGTTCACTTCTGTAAGTATTCAATTTTTCATATTTAGGTTTGCACACGCACCTTTATACAGTTGTGTGTTTTGTTGGGAACATGAATTTGTGAAGTGTTGTGACATAGAGCCTCAATTATTATTCCTGTTCAAATGTATTATCACAGGTAGCAGCGTAGCACTTCATGCTTCTCAGGTTTAGTTCACTGCTACATGCTGCGGGTGCCATTTAATTGCCCCTACACTCAACCGTAACGCAAAGTCGTGTCAACAAGCAAAATCACATCCACCCTGGTGTCAATTGGGGAATAGCAGTTGAACAGAACGTCAACTAGAGTAAAGCCCAAAGGTTGTGTTCAATTAAAAATCCCCAATGGACACCAGGGTGGCTTTGATTTTGCTTGGCAACGCGACCTCGCGTTACAGTTTAGCGTGCGGAGGACTGTACATGTCGATTTATACTGCAGCAATGCATTACATGGCTGTGTCATCGTATCTTCGTGTGGCACATTTTGCATATGTTTCTGGTACTTTGTAAAAAATGCGCAAGCCTACTATTGCTGCCTGCACTCTAAGTAGTGGAACGCTATGGTGTACTGCCGACTCAGTTGTTTCTCTAATTTCTTTTAGGAGGAGAATGCTGTTTACCCGACGATTATCAGCCACGACCCTTTCAAGTTCGAGTCATGCAGTGTCGCTGTAGAAGGTAGCAGGTATGAAGTCGACGACACCTTGGCTGCAATAGCTACAGCATTTGAGCTGTACTGAGTTTTTAACCTTGAATATGCGCCATCATTGAAACGAACATGGACGATATTGGAGCACTTTTTTGGCCTGAGCCAACATAAAAAGAATGGCATCCTTGTTTCAAGGGTTGTCTCTGACCTCACCCCACAGCCTGATAAATGAGCTTAGGGCCATAGCTGTAAACAGAATGGCAGGTACCAACCGTACTTGTGTCCAAGTGTGCTCTATTCAgctttttttacaaacgtttgtttcttttttcttttttatccttGTACACGAAAGTGGTTTTTCAACTTACTGAAGTGCAATGACAGGATGCAGATGTGCAAGCAGAGCACATTTTTCTCTTAATTTTGCATTATACCTTTAACTTGTCATGTACCTAGTATGGTGTGTTGTATTATAATTTTAACTTGTCCTGTACCTACTGTGATGTACTGCATTATAATTTTAACTTTTCATGTACCTAGTATAATGTATTGCATTATGTTTTTAACTTGTCATGTACCTACTATGATGTATTACTTTGGGATCTTCACCTTTTTACGTGTTTCTCTTCATATGTCCTGCAAATAGGAAATACATTCTTGTCTACATTGATGTCACACTCGTTGCTGTGTTTCCTACCTTTCCGTAATTTCAACCTGACTACAGGACAGCCGCATGTTTTACTCTGGGGACGGAGGTAAACTCACACCCTTTAGGGGGTAACAACAACTCTTAAATAGAGTATCTTTCACCCCATACACGGAGTTACTCTTACACCCTATGTGCTTGCTTTAACTCCCCTTGTGCTGGTGTAAGTAAGGAGTCGCGTGAGAGTAACTTTAACTCCGTCCTGTAGGAGTAAATGTTACCCCATGTCCCTTGGAGTAAAAGTTACTCTTCAGAAGCCTAAAATATGGCACTCAGGAGTTAAGGTGTTTTACTCTCAGATAGGAGTCTGTTTGACtccttttttttagagtgtagaactcGAAGCTTCAAGGGACGAATTCTAACAAGGAACTGAAACAAGAGAGGGAACTACTAAAACTAAGAGCCCAACATGTCTCCCGCGGAGAAACTGAAAACGGGTTATCCGGACACTCTGCCAGATTTCAAGGAGTCAGTCTTCACAAGTCAATGCCCCCTTTTGATGATAGAAagaatgaggggggggggtatatataagtttaataaacaggaggtggcgtccacgcaaggagaggttagccagacctatgtcgggttgctacgccctggtggagcaaaaaaaaaaaaaaataccggccGGTTTCTTTGCAGTGGGGGCGAGTGCCCAGGGCCGCGGTTCTCAGTTCACAACGTAACACTCAGTTGGGTGTCCTGTAGGTATTGCAGGAGAGCCCTTGTAACGGCTCCCTGCTGTTGGCGTGCGACGGGGCCGAGAAGCACGGCCAGTGAGAGCGAGCCGTGTCCCCGGCGTTGGAGGCGATTGGCGAGGACAGCGCGGGCTGCAGAGTACTCCGAGCAGGTTAGTAGGAGGTGCTCAACGTCTGCTACTGCGCCACAGGTAGCGCAGCTAGAATGACTTGGATGCATACCTTGTGAGATTTGAAAAGGTCGCCGAGGGTCAACAGTGGCCAAAAGGGCAGTGTGCAAATGCATTACTGTTACGCTTccggtggcagggtacaagttgcttagacacgccgtcttccgcgagggacgttaaatacggggtgccgtgtaatgagctttcattgcacgttaaagaaccctcaggtgggcaaaagcaatccacagaccgaccgctgtggcgtcgctcatgatctcagttgtctcgcgacgtaaacacccaattattattatattaatgTTACGCTTCCTATTGACCGAGGATGGGTTTCGCGAACGGTTCCGATCCCCAACGCCGAAGGACGGCGAAGCAGTATCCCACTACGTGGCACGGTTAGATAACTATTGGGAAAGGTGGATAGAACTGTCGCATACCAAAAAAGACTAAGGCACTGCTTTTGAAGGATCAATGATTCGCACATAGCGAAGCGAAGCTGACTCTCTGCATGAGAGGGCGTAAGGAGGAGCGGTTGGAAGAGGTCGCAAGAAAAGCCGAACAATATGTGGAGGCACACAGCCTGAAAATTTTCGAAAACAAAATAAGAGGCGTCGAAGAAGATAGCCCAGGAAGCGGCGCACAGAGGAACGATCAGTTTGGGAAGCGACCCGACGCTCCTGTAAGAGATCGACCGCGTTGTTATTTGTGTAATAGAATAGGACACCGTCCATAAAATTTAGAAGTTCGGCTACCAGGCCACCGTTACTGAGATGTAAGAGATACGGCCGAATGGGCCACTCTTCATTGCAGGACGCATGACGGCGAGCACGCGAAGCCGTCCGGAAAAGACCATTCTAAGGAAGCAGTGTCACTCTGCGTGCAAGGGGGATTTGTAGAACTCCAGAGTGGTGAGAAAATTCCTGTAGTTCACGCGGCCGTTACTAAACCACACGAGCTGTACGACGAACAGAAGCTGCCAGTTACTGAAGGAAGACTCGGTGACAAGGTAGTTGAAGTACTCCGTGACACCGGATGCAACACAGTAATTGTGCAAAGAGATTTGGTCAGCGAATCCCTCAAGAAAAGGGGGAAGTACAAGAGAGCTCCGTCCCAGAAGAGGGGTCAGGCGACAAAGACGGCGCCAACGGCGATGAAGTTAACGCTGTAGTTACAAGGCAGGGAGCAAGAAAACGGGAAGAAAAGAGGCACCGTTACGAAAGCTGAAGGTCCCCGAGCTTGCTAATGCGGTAAATACTGACGAATTTGCACGAGATCAGAGAGAGGATGATACGCTGCAGAAGTGCTTCACGGAAGTGGACGCAGTCAAAAGAACTAATAGGAAGAAAAATGCGACTACGAGCTAcgttatacgaggggtgttcaagtgaaaccggggctttctgtctcctgggtgtacaaatggctcgcgctacttcattttcgtgattttcacacgcgacaggcctccacgttcaccacgtggtggtccaaagtttgtgcaaagcagaagagacgtgctggacaagatggcctacaacgaggtgagcgcgcatatcgaacagcgaattgtcataaagtttctcgtgaataaaggcgtaaagtcacctgaaattcacagaagacttcatgCTCAGGATGGCCACGATatacttagccgcagcaaagcgtttgagtggtgcaaacggttccgagacggccgtactaCAGTGgaggacgatcccggccagggcggctcagagcccagtgtcacagttcctgagaacattcaacttgtggagcgcctgatcctcaaggaccgacggataacatgtctcgaactggctcgaaagacggacctttctgtgggaacgttgaacactatcattcatcaacacctccagtttcggcaAGCCGGGCCTCCTCACCAAAGGAGTCTTCCTCCtagaggacaatgcacgcccgcatagaGCGCATCTCGCGACacgctgggagttgctgccacatccccttacagtccagacctcgcccccatcGATTTCCATcccttcgggccactgaaggttccttgggggccgccacttcatctgcgacgacgaggtcaagaatgcggtccgatcatggctgctacgcgccggtaacgatttctacgctgctggcatccaagccctcgtgaaacgctgggacaagttcattagtgcagctggagattatgttgaaaaataaaactaatttctcgcctgtaagttcatttcacttttgcgaaaaatgaaaagtaccCGTTTGACTCGAACGCCCTTCGTATTTTGACGAAAGTCCTTCTGAGGAGTATGTCACGCTGAggtttgatgacaatacatcaGGCTTGGGCAACAATCTCGAACAAGTTCAGAACAAGTGCAAGGATCCTACGCACGGCATGTTTTAACAAAACAAATGTTGTTTCGGAACCAGTGATGACTGCAACACAGCCTGCATGTGTTAGTGAAGAACAGCGCCAGCTCACAGTGGCAGGAACGTGCAAAACAATAGGACGACAGCTTCTCTTTTCTTTATCTGTCAGTCAGTGGTTCCACCATTCTCGTGGGACACATACTGCTTCTGATGCACTTGTCTGTGATTTCTAGAACGCAGATTTTCATGCAAGTGTTTTTTTTCCCTCGATATGGTCCTGCATCTGGGCAATGGGAAACGTATTTTGGTCTTTGTTACGGGCAGGTTACGATGATTTTATATTGCATacgcatacagggtgtctcatgTAACGcgtcaataaattttattgaaagagagaaataaaagaagaaaaaaacgaccGGTTACTTTTACGCTagttgagttacaaacaggtgatacTTTTAATGTAGCACCTGTTTGCAACTCAAGGAGCAGAAAAGTAGGggtcgtttttcttttattcctCTCTTCAAATAACATTTATTGACACTTTACGTGAGATACCCTCTATACTGAACACTAGTGCATATTCTGGCATATTTACAGTCGGTCACACAGGACGGCACAAGCGAGATGTCCCAAAACGTTGGAATTTATGATAGATTTTTCATGTGAAATGCTCTTGTCCGCGTTCTGCAAGGAGTATAGACCAGTGCATCATAATGATCACAAAAAAGGCGGTGCAGTTTTGACACTCAAAAATGCTGGAGAATACTTTTCAATGACTTGTTTATTTTAGCTGAGTGTGCAGGTTCTCAGTGCCCGGAGCCATTTCTATGCCTGACATAATAACTATATACGTAATGCAGCTATTGTACTTGTTACATAGGCTTGCCTCTTAATTCCTGAGTGCCTGAGAAGCGAGGAATT includes these proteins:
- the LOC135375206 gene encoding uncharacterized protein LOC135375206 isoform X2; translated protein: MRNRIVKWLHADILRYDLHPGRKNLYYEAASQLVYMYPALRDASGTGFNGPALTASPPNETFHERLAWLRNEKPTVLEVLRRYHSLATTSGIHEEFSQHSGKNAVKELLWLLNTKAESIIQLARKRKSGASVVSLVNEKLKEVSCQSEQKYCYSVGAIYALSHILKESAAAMFTSEENAVYPTIISHDPFKFESCSVAVEGSRYEVDDTLAAIATAFELY
- the LOC135375206 gene encoding uncharacterized protein LOC135375206 isoform X1; the protein is MQDSWQRALKFRTKNQRKKLSHIPEVEEQRQRFNLQKRKVPPHSNEPKRVCFRAMNGPALTASPPNETFHERLAWLRNEKPTVLEVLRRYHSLATTSGIHEEFSQHSGKNAVKELLWLLNTKAESIIQLARKRKSGASVVSLVNEKLKEVSCQSEQKYCYSVGAIYALSHILKESAAAMFTSEENAVYPTIISHDPFKFESCSVAVEGSRYEVDDTLAAIATAFELY